The sequence TCTCAAGGGGTAGATATCGTTTCTCTGAGTTTTGTGCGCAAACCAGAAGATATACAAGAGCTTAAAGAGTTTTTAGCCGCAAGAAATGCTCACATCCCCGTACTGGCTAAAATCGAAAAACCCCAAGCGATAGAAAATATTGAAGCCATTGTCGACGAGTGCGACGCGATTATGGTGGCTCGAGGCGATTTGGGTGTGGAAATGCGTCCAGAAACGGTACCGATGATCCAAAAACGCGTTATCAGAGTCTGTAACCAGAAGGGTGTTCCGGTAATTACCGCTACCCAAATGCTCGACAGCATGATCCACAATCCCCGTCCTACTCGCGCTGAAGCTAGTGATGTGGCTAACGCTATTATCGATGGTACCGACGCAGTAATGCTCTCGGGAGAATCTGCAGTAGGCGCTTTTCCTGTACAAGCAGTGAAAATGCTTGCTAGTATCGCCACCGATGTAGAGCCAGAACAGAATTTTACTAATTATCCTCCCCGGAAACGCGATAGAGCTCACGCTTTGGCTGAAGCGATTAACGATATCGATAAAATTCTGGATTTACAGTGTATCATCGCTTTGACGGAAACTGGTAACTCGGCGCTTCTAGCAGGAGCAGAACGTCCGAGGGTTCCTGTAGTGGCTTTAACCCCCCATATAGATGTGTATCACCGTCTCAATTTGGTTTGGGGTGTACGTCCCCTTGTTTTCGATTACTACTATCCTGATTGGACAGAGTTTTTAGAAGCGATGGAAAAAGAGTTGCTCAAACGTAACTTTGTTCAAAAAGGAGATAAAGTGTTGATTTTAG is a genomic window of Gloeocapsa sp. PCC 73106 containing:
- the pyk gene encoding pyruvate kinase — encoded protein: MKPLNFRTKIVATIGPASNNPEVLREMLLAGLNVARLNFSHGTYEVHGQMIKLLRSLSAEMDLPLTLLQDLQGPKIRVGELPPEGMNLVKGASLTLVPIEELDAQAENTVGIDYPYVAEEAKAGTPVLLDDGLLELAVESIEGNRVTCKVVQGGILKSHKGVNLPTLNLRLPSMTEKDKKDLEFGISQGVDIVSLSFVRKPEDIQELKEFLAARNAHIPVLAKIEKPQAIENIEAIVDECDAIMVARGDLGVEMRPETVPMIQKRVIRVCNQKGVPVITATQMLDSMIHNPRPTRAEASDVANAIIDGTDAVMLSGESAVGAFPVQAVKMLASIATDVEPEQNFTNYPPRKRDRAHALAEAINDIDKILDLQCIIALTETGNSALLAGAERPRVPVVALTPHIDVYHRLNLVWGVRPLVFDYYYPDWTEFLEAMEKELLKRNFVQKGDKVLILGGMPLKGAKATTFIDIHIIGELEENNG